AAATCTTGTAAGTATATGTGCTGTTGATTAAAATACATTCAACAATCTTCTAATATGTGgaaaataataaagtattttattcTTAGTTcctagaagaggaaaagaaacaaaCTGGGAGAAGACTCTTATTGCTATGGATGTAGGATCTGAACATTTTACATGTAACAGTTATGGAGACTGGTTCATTTCATGAATGGAAAGAATCTTGTGTTTATAGAAGGATCAATTTGGGTCACCAGTTATATCTGAGAACATAAATTCAAATACAGTGATAAATGAACTGGAATCCGATGTCTTGTTaaggtgtttggggagctgggtcagaacacccccTTTTCTAGTGCATCAGATATTTGGATTCTACTCTTTACGTTTCTTTTTTCCAGTAATATTATGGAGCAAAGACAAGCTTAACTTACTTGCAGCTCCTATCTCTGGGTAAGAAAGTGGAGAGAGACCAAAGTATTGGGAATGTGCAAATTGTTCTATGCATGAACTGTGCTGTGTATAGACCAGCTAGTTTTGAACGGTCAGaaaaaggcaagatggcagcCTCCCACTGTGGCTACACAATAGGAAAATGTAGGTCATGTGAAGACCAGTGGGCAGGATGATTCCCAGGTGAGATTATGTGAGTAAGGCAAAGGTTGGCATAGAGTGAATACAAGAGTGGAGCAGCTATGAGTAAGCAATGAAAGGAAATTGCTGAAAAGATTGGTGGACAAGCTTCAATATGAAGCAcatgaagagaaggagagagattaGTCCGGGATTTAAAATCAACTACATTTTTATTTAGTACATGCCCTATTTTTTGGTCTCGCCTCCAAAATACTTTGTCTTTTGTAGCAAACATTTGATGTTCCCAAATGCTACTCATTCATTTTGTATGTTTGGATACAACTCTCATATTTtggatagaagaagaaaaaatcttgGAAGAATAGTTTTATATTTACTTCTTTTTCAATATTGTATTTTTAGTGTGGTATTTTAACCACTGAGTGAATTACCCAGAAATGCATACAATATCCTTAAAACAAATTATATTATCCTACTATTGGACTGAAGTGCTGATTTCAGTTGCTGGTGAAAGGCATCCAAACGTTCTTTCTGCACAGGCCACTCCAAGATACAACAAGATTTGAACATTGCTCTTCGTAAACAAAGAGCATTCTTTAACTTGTAATCAGGAATATCATGTCGAAAAATTAGTATAATAGAATCCCGACTTTGTTCAATGGCTTGTTGTATAGCATGATAAACTTTGAACCTGAAGAAAACAAAGACATGTTTTGGCTTAGTAGGCTTATTTATAAGTTTCAGAGACATGTATCTTTATAATGCAATGACTCTCTTGAATCATTTAGAATCAGTAATACTTTTAAAAGACTTATATCATTTAGTGTCATAGAATCCCAGAATTCAAAGGAACTTCTTAAGCTACCTCGTCCAGTTATCTGTTTAGGGCAAAAATATTCAAACTAAGTGATCTTTCTCAATATCcagggaaaaaatgatttaaaaaatattgtaaatcctGAAAAATGATAAGAGTGCATGTGTAGATACAGTGAAGGAATGCTAAAAATGGATATGGTTCAATTTTATAccgattctacagttgttgaaattcatttttctcaTGAATCTATACTCAATGCTCCATAATGACAAAGTTGAAAACAGGGTTTTAGAAATTTCTGTAaatctattaaaaagaaaaaaaaaacccataatataactGGCATAAGACACTTTCCAACAATACTTGAAATTTAGTTCAGGTGCCTCCCATTTCTTTTGATAATTGCTGACATATTTCTATACCTTGATTGTAGTCAATCTGTGATATTCTACTACTGGATTGAAGTgctgtggtaaattaaattgattggacacaATTTGGAAAGGCACACATCTCTCTATAGAAGTCTTCACAGCTGACAATGTATACTGTAGCAGAGCAAAAGGCATGAGGTCAAAGGAACTGCCTGCAGAACTCAAAGATGGGATTCTTGCAAAGCCCAGATCTGGGGaaggctaaataaaataaaatttctgctgcactgaagagcatagtggcctccataattctcaaatagAAGAagtttggaacaaccatgactctTCCAAGAACTGTTAAATTGAGCAATTGGGACAGAAGGGCATTAGTAAGGGAAGTGGCCATGAATGCAATGGTCGTGACTGAGCTCCAGAGATCCTGTGTGGAGATGGCACAAAGTTCCAGAAGGACAACCATCACTGCAGCCATCCACCGATCTGGGCTTTATGGCAGAGTGCTAGACAGTCACCCCTTCTCAGAGCAAAACACATGAAAACCCATTTGGTGTTTGCAAAAAATCACCTGAGGACTCTCAGACTGTGAAGAACAAGATTCTCTGGTCTGATGAAACCAAGATTTAACTGTTTGGTGTCAGTTATAAATCTTATGTCTGTAGGAAACTAGGTACCACTCATCACCTGCCCAATATCATCCCAACAGTTTTTCAATAGCAGGGACCGGAAGATTGGTCAGGGTTGAAGGAAAGTTAAATGGAGCAAAGTACAGGAATATCCTCAATGAAAATTCCACAGTGCTCAGGACCTCTGACTGGGATGAAGgttcactttccaacatgacaacAATCCTAAGCACTCAGTCAAGACAACACAGGAGTAGCTTGGGGACAACGCAGTGAATGATGATGACACAATGATGATGAACCTTTTCGACACTGAATGTGTCAAACTGGAATGTGTACATGTTTGAGTGCATGCTGGAGTGCTGAAAATCCGAAGACAAGCATGTGCATTGACCAGCTGATCTGGGTTTCCGTCACTCGAACGCACACaaacaccagctggccagcacatatgcatacaccggaaaccagaagaacagctggtgatggcacgcGTACCCACAAtacaggctctgcatgccccctctggcacacatgtgataggttcgccatcacagtcctagagtGACTTGAACCCTATTGAACTTATCTAGAGGAACCTGGAAAATGTCTGTCCACTGACAGTCaccatccaacctgactgagcttGAGAGGATTTGCAGGGAAAATCCCCCAAAGCTTGTTGCATCATACCAAAAAGACTTGAGgctgtaattgctgccaaaggtgCTCATCGAAATAGTGTGCGAATGGTCAatgtgccaatgtgatatttcactttttctttttaataaatttacagacatttctaaaattcttttttcactttgtcattatggggtactAAGTCTACAGTAATGAGagggaaaaatgaatttcaacaactgtagaatcaggcggcagcataacaaaattgacaagtgAAAGGGgcctgaatactttctgaatgcactgagTGCCTGATGACTGGAAGAATTTATTTCTTGTGCTTTTATATAAATGGAAAGATAGCAGCACTATATGAGAAATGAGGTTGGGAGTTTTGCATAATTCTGATTGAAAATGTGGAAATCTATCATCATTTTTATAAGCATTTGTCCTAGGATTCATTTTAAATAGTTCTTCCCTTCTATGAAGTGCATTGGGTTATATTTCATTAATATATGTTTTATGTGCACACTGTTGAGTTGCGAACTTTATCCCAAAAGTTGTGAAAATGTAGATTTTAATACACAAGCATGTCCTAATTTACTTATAAAGATTTAAGAAATACAAACTGTGAACCTCACATACAGAAATGAACCAgacagatatagcaatagcaatagcagtagacttatataccgcttcataggcctttcaggcctctctaagcggtttacagagagtcagcatattgcccccaacaatctgggtcctcattttacccaccttggaaggatggaaggctgagtcaaccctgagccggtgagatttgaaccgctgacctgctgatctagcagtagcctgcagtgctgcatttaaccactgcgccaccttggctctaacttGAAATGCCAACTAACTTGCCTGCCAACTTGAAATGTTATGTATGTTACTTCCACTAGAAAACAAAGTATTGAGAGCTTTTTAAAGTGACACAAGTTCTTTGTTTCACGCTGATGGTTTTAGATTTGTAATTCTAGCCCCTGCAAAAACCTTGATAAAGCCTTGATAAAACAGGCTTTATCATTTCCCAAATAAATTTCAGGACCTTGGTGTAAGACTATAAAGAAGGCAGTCTTCTTTGTCTACTAGCAGACAAAGTTTATACTCCTGTAAATATTACTGTTTCAGAGAATTTACCCAGGACTGTTAATTTATGGCAACATTCCTGCTTAAATAGCTGTATCATTCATATTATAATTAAGCAAtagaagtaataaataaaataccttaATAATGCATTTCATATACTTTTTGCCTTGTCAAACATAAATTCACTTAAATGCAATAGAGCAGCCTTGAAATTTAACAAAAATCAGCTCTATTTTTTGAAAGCCCAACCTGGTATTTTGTGAATAAGATGTGTGACATGAAAAATAAACACCTGTGCTGTTTAACTTGTACAATCTAAAATCTCAAAATTTGCACAGTAATACATAGAATTCATCTTTCAAGTTAAAGGATTACCACCACCTTCTTTTAAACATAAGAAAATACGATTCCTTAGCTGGAAATCCTGACAATTCACAGAAACAGCTTTAAAATTAAAGACATGTCCTAAAACCCCAAATAAAATggcaattatttaaatattttcaactTACCTTTTACACCAGGGATCTTCTAAGAGATGTTTAGTTACAATAAATATGATCTTTCTACTTCTCTGTATGCTATTGACGATGGCTTCAAATTCAGATATTCCAGCTTCAAAATCTCGTTCTTCTAAACAGAATCGAATGGCTGGTTGATTATTTTCAAGGGGAATAAAGTTATTGGATACCCAGTTCATATCCTTCTTGGCATGAATGATGTAGGCATCATATTCAAATTGCTGCTGTTGTCTATCTATTTCTTTGATGCCCAATACTCTGTTTACAGCCACAGTATACATAAATTTAATTCTCCATCCTTGAAAGTGAACAAGCATAGCTATAAAGATGAGCAATAATATAGTAGTAGTGCACAAAATGAATACCAGCTTAAAGGGGGCATTATCACATATAGAAGTATCAAACTGTGCTACTAAATTAGAGTGATATTTGGGTGGAGTGTTGCATTGATAATTGTTTAAATTTGAGATATATGTTTTATTGCTATTGAGCCAAGTAACAAACCAAGGTATACTGTCACAAGTACAGTCGAATGGATTTGAAGCCATATTTAATACTTTTAGATGTTTGAAAACGGCACCAAACACTTTTTCATCAACAGCTGTGACCATATTCTTCTGGAGGAAGAGAAAGCTCAGAGATGTCAGATCATCAAAAACAGACTTGGGAAGCAGATTTAAGAGATTGGAATCTAAATTCAAGCTTCTCAATAAAGATAATCCATAGAAAGCCTTGTGTGGAATCTCATCAAAGCCATTTGATTCTAAATCCAGTAGACGGAGGTTGTGAAGGTCTTTGAGAAAAAGGACAGGACCATCTGGGTTGGTGTGTTTCCAAAGTCGAGCCAGATTATTGTGCTGCAGGTCAAGAATTTCAAGCTGATGCAGTCCATCAAATATATCATCCTTTATGTTAGCAATATTGTTGTTACCCATATCCAGGATTGTCAAATTCTTTAATTTACGAAATGGTGAGGGGGTGATTGCAAGATTACTGCAACGCACCTTTCTCATTCTCAGCTTTCGAAGACTTGGAATAAGAGTGAATGATTCACTTGTCAAATTCAATTGATAGTTATATGAAAGATACAGTGTCTCAATATTACTAAGACCTTGAAATTCCTGACCTGTAAGGTTctgtttaatattatttaaacCTAAATCAAGCATTTTTAGTTGCCTTAGCCAAGAAAAAGCTTTGGGCTTGATAGAAATGATTCCAGCTTTTGTTAGATTGAGAAATTGCAGCGAAGAATTTGCAAGTGAAGCAAATGTCATATttgttattgaatttatattgcactGACATAAACTCAAGTTTTTCAAATTTTCTAAACCTTTAAACGTATGGGGAGTAATCTCTAGAAATTTATTACCATCCATAATAAGGTAATTCAAATGAGTTAGCCACTGGAATGCCGAATCAATTATTCTGACATGTGAATTTTCCAAGTTGAAATAGTTCAGATTTTGAAGTCCATAAAGAGTATGAGAAGACAGTTTTGTAATATTGTTATTCATTAGATTTAGTTcttttaaatttgaaaaatatataaatgaggcATTTTCAATAACAGACAAATAATTATTTGATAGGTTTAAAATGGTAAGGTTTGTTTTACTCATTCCACTAAAGGTCACATTGGAAATCCGTGAAAGTTGCACTTTGCTCATTGAAAGGTTCTGTATTTTTGTGCCAGATAATTCCAAACAAAGTTTCTCTGTGCCATCAGGTCCCAATGGAACGTTGTTCAGATCAAGGCCATATATGTTTTCAATAGCTTGGAAGCAGCCTGGTTGAAActagaaataataattaaagtgTTTTAAAATTATTCCACATGACAGAAATGTTGAGTCTTCCCATAATCACACACACCCCCCAATTTTGAGCCAATTCAGAGCATGATTTGAGGATCCTCCTCAGTTCATGGCTCCTTCCCAGAGAGCAGGTGGCAGTTGTATAGTAGCTAGGAGGATCTTTGCTCAGCTGTGCCTTGTGTACCAGTTATGGCCTTTCCTGGAGAGGGAGTCACTGTGCCTGGTCATTCATGCTCTGGTCATCTTCTgcttggattattgcaatgcattcTAGATGGGGCCACCCTTGAAAAGTACACAGAAAGTTCCGCTGGTATAGAATGCAGCCTTGTGCATATAACACATCTGCTGTGCAACCTGCATTGAGTGCCAGTTTCCTCCAGTGCAATTTAAAGTGTTAGTTATACTTCCTTCATGGCGTGGAACCAGTTTATCTACAGAAATGTCTCTGCCTATTACTTCAACCCATCCCTCCTGATTTGGCAGGGAAGGTATGTTGTCGACCCTGTCATTTCAAGAattccatttgggggggggggggtccaggaAGAAACCCTTCTCTGCAATTGCCTTCACTGTTTAGAACATTCTTTCTCCTCCAGATGCAAGGTGGGCTCCCACTGTCCTGGCATTTCAAAAATATCTAAGAACCTGGCTCTCCCATCTCACGTGAGGCTCACAGAGGACCACACAGCTGCGGAGATGTTAGTGCCCTAAAGGTCATCCCCAAGccttttaattaacttttaatgTTGAATTTTAACTATGCTTGCCATATTTAAATCTTATGTACAGTTTTGTATTTTCATACTTTATTTGTACACCATCCAGAGTCCCTCAGTGAGGGTGATGggcagtttctaaatttgataaattattAAAAACTGCTCCCTCTCCAATTTTCACAGAAACTAGGGGTCCAAATTAGACAAATCTTAACTCAggttgcaatgcaatgaaggccaTGGCTGGAGCTATGTGCAAAGGGGCTGGcagaatgtggattttttttaaaaaaagaacaatgttTAAGTGGCACAATGTATATGGATTTTCAAGTAAATAATGTGAgatttgagagagggagggagagagagggagggaaggatgatcTTCTTTAAACCTAAGTATTCTAATTCTTTCAGGCCACCAAGACCCTAGGCATGATGATTTTATTTACCTCTTTTATTGGGTTTGATGAAAGGTCCAATCTTTTTAATGAAGAGTTACCAAGAAAGTATAGATcttctttatttaattttgtaatttggtTTTGAGACATCACAAGCTCTTGTAGATTCCCTAATTGCTGCTGAGACCCTAATTTTGTAGAACTTAGGTGATTATGAGAGACATCAAGGAAAGCCAAATTCtagcaaagagaaaaagaaaataaagaaagcgAATTATCCATCTTATATTCCTCTTATACGTTGCAAGTCTTCTATTCTCTATTAGGTTTTCTGATTAAAGCTATCGTTGTGCAGGGCTTTTGATGTGATACAACATCACAGCCAGGGCGTGCATACAGCTCTTTCAGAAAACTTTACACCACATTCAGAAGCCAAAAGCACAATCTCAGGAAAAAGCAAGCTGCTTTAAGCAGTACCATCCATATGCTCTatatggcatttttttaaaaactgcaaagcACTGTACATCCCTAGTTCAACCATGTGCAACACTAGCTAGAAAAAATCTAGGTAGTCTCTTCCAGTTATAGCAAATTTGATACTTAAACAAAAAACATTAATTTGGCAATTATCCTCACGTTCTTGCACTGACACAGAAGACTAAACTCCACACATACACCTAAGGGAAACGAAGAAACAGTACATAAGAACAGGCAGTTTGTACACTTCATTTTTGGACCACAACTCTCATGCCAGGACCTTGAGAGTCTGATAATTACATTTTTTGCATTTCTGCTGTTATTAtgtgattttaattatttctacTACTTGGCATTATATTGATGTCCACATTGTGCCTACCACCAGGGGTTGCGTTGCAAAGTAGGCTAtctaaatcaaataaaataaatcatcagtAATAAAACTGATCCTGATGTCTTCAACATATGATTATTCTGCGAGGTGTCTTTGATTTTAAGAAATTAATATGACTTCAGCAGAGACTGTGTTATGGACATCTCCTACGATAGAACAGCTGCTGTTGGCCCACATTCATTTTCATTAGAGATTTTCCAGAGAATTCAGATCTCTCCAAACTTTCTCtttttcatctgtctgtctgtctgtctgtctgtctgtctgtctgtctgtctgtctgtctgtctgtgtccacATTTCTACCCTGGCATGTATGGCATGTCTGCGTGTTTTAGACATGCACATACAGCTTATTTTCTTAACAATATTAGTTCTATAATGATCCTATGTGGACAGTCATTGTGATTACAACTTTTCTTAGTATACTACAGTAGTATGGTAAACCAACTCCTCAAAATAAGGTACTAGGAAGCCCTGCATAGTAAGAAGTTTAAGAAGCCTATGTTGGCAATTATCATATGCTTAACATAGTGGCATATAAAACCCCTTTCCTTGGCAAAAACCAGTGTTACCTTAGTATCGCTTTCCTTTGCTGTGAACCTTTGATGTAAATTGCACTTATATCTTCTTACTGATTTACTGCTTTTTCATGAAATGACTAAGTTTGTGGAATGCCCTAATACCGTGATGTCGAACCTATGGCCATTTCTGaggcacacaaggcattgcctTGTCAtctccagcacacatgcacgcactggccagctgatttttagccttgattttcagccatttttcaccctctgggaagcctcctgaagtgaaaaaccacccaacacagaaaccagaagtttaggaatggacttccggtttgtgcgttgggctgtttttcaccctccagaggcttcagggaagccttctgaagcctccggagggcaaaaaacagcccaacgtgcaatccgaagtctgttcctgaacttccagtttgcatgttgggcaaTTTTTTGCattctccaggctcctagaaagcctctggagcctgaggagggtgaaaaatggacctactggtcCCACTGAAAGTCAGAAAACAGACTGGTTTTGgcttgtggggggagggggaaggcattttggccctccccaggctccaagaaagccgtgcaCACGTGTGTGGGGCAGCCAggaggtcatgtgtgcatgcgcagggggcacagTGCAGGGGGctcattaaattatggggtgggcacGCAAGCACATGTGATAGCATGTACAATAGCGTGAGTGTGTGTGATAGCGTGCGTGCTTTTGACACCCAAGGTGAAAAAGCTTTTCCATCACTGCCCTAATATGTTGCCAAGGAAAACAAAATCTAAGAGTATCACATATAATTTTAAACTTTCCAGTGTTTTGGAATTGTGAACTATAGACCCAGCAGACTGGTATGTACTAGATTGGAAAAAGGTGATATGAGGCCACAGGAAAATTCAACAAAGGCTTATTGTAAGGGAATTTATTTCATGCTATCGTTTTGGCATTGGTATCTTGTTTTTTGATTGCATCCTTAATGTTCAGTGTGTTTCTGTTCAGATTTTTGTTCTACAAAGATTATGgctgaatttgtttgaaaactAAATCACCAAAATCAAGGAGGAAAAACCTTTTAAGTCATTTATATAGAATAAAAATCCCTATGCAGTAAGAATGCAAGGAAGTGGTTTCCAGAATGACAATTAGTAACAGAAAAGCATCAATCTGTATCAATTTAGATGGCAAGTACAGAATTCCAGAGAAGCAATTCTGCAGAAATTTACATGCTCTTATGACAGGAATCCATATTATGCACCTTGCAGTATAAACTGCATAAAAAAGAAGGCCATATTCAATACATACACATCCCagacatactgtatatgtatgtttATCTTCATTTATGTACCCAATTCTAATTCTGACTCAGAACAGGCAGCATATCTATATGCCAATCATGCAATTACATTTTAAAGCAGAATACGAAATAACAAGAAACATAAGACtaggaaaaaaatggataaaatcACACATTTGAGTGCAATAATCTGAGTAGCAAAAAAAATCACAGTGTTTACAGAAGGAATTAAACCCATTTCTATTAAACAGATCTTCTCCTCTACTATGAAATGGCGTCATCAAAAAAGCTGGAGAATCAATAccagtcaaaagaattattatttaGGGAAATGATGCTAGTATAACTCAGTCAAGTCATATCCACATACGGTCATGTCATGCTATCCTTAATGTAATAGAACCTTCAATCATATGAATTCAGAAAATAGCAGGTCAAAGCTCAGACTTACCTTCAGATTTTTGAAAGGATCATTTTTTGTATTCAGAATGTTGAATCCCACATTAAGCTCTCTGAGATTGGTACAGGAAGTAAAAACTTCTCCATATAATGTACGCAACTGATTGTGCTCCAGCCTCAATACCTCTAACAAAGGTAAACTGAGGCACAAGTGAATCCCTAGTTTGGATATGGAATTGAACCCCACATTTAAATAAACAAGCTGATTGTACTTTGTAAGGTTTTCAGGCAGCAGTGTTTTCAGCTGGTTATGTGAAATATCCAACGTTGTTATATCAGCTGGGAGATTGGAGGGAATTTGATAAAGCTTTAAATGACTACAGTCTGCCATTTTATCTGTGATTTTACAGATATTCTGAGTTGACCCACAATTAGTTGGGATAATGAAAAGGATGAAAGGCAAACATGTCCAGCACTTCAGAAGCTTCCTCATTTTcctgaaaggaaaaaatatttatttaaaataaatgtttcctttctgAATGTACTGTGtacatagatatatagacagaTACAATTCCCTTTTGAAGTAAGTAGTGTCATGCAAACCCAAAAAATAAAGCATGAGATAAGGAAATTACAGCTAAACACTAATGCTATTTACTAAATCTTCCCATATTATATTTGCTTCTTTCTTTATACTGTACAGCTTTTGGTTCAAGTTTTATCCTTTCTCTTCTTCAGATTCACATCAACCTTATCAATTAtactttttttaattcttcctttTCTCAACCTGTTTGCTTTTCCTTCACATATTTCCCCT
The DNA window shown above is from Thamnophis elegans isolate rThaEle1 chromosome 9, rThaEle1.pri, whole genome shotgun sequence and carries:
- the TLR3 gene encoding toll-like receptor 3, producing the protein MRKLLKCWTCLPFILFIIPTNCGSTQNICKITDKMADCSHLKLYQIPSNLPADITTLDISHNQLKTLLPENLTKYNQLVYLNVGFNSISKLGIHLCLSLPLLEVLRLEHNQLRTLYGEVFTSCTNLRELNVGFNILNTKNDPFKNLKNLAFLDVSHNHLSSTKLGSQQQLGNLQELVMSQNQITKLNKEDLYFLGNSSLKRLDLSSNPIKEFQPGCFQAIENIYGLDLNNVPLGPDGTEKLCLELSGTKIQNLSMSKVQLSRISNVTFSGMSKTNLTILNLSNNYLSVIENASFIYFSNLKELNLMNNNITKLSSHTLYGLQNLNYFNLENSHVRIIDSAFQWLTHLNYLIMDGNKFLEITPHTFKGLENLKNLSLCQCNINSITNMTFASLANSSLQFLNLTKAGIISIKPKAFSWLRQLKMLDLGLNNIKQNLTGQEFQGLSNIETLYLSYNYQLNLTSESFTLIPSLRKLRMRKVRCSNLAITPSPFRKLKNLTILDMGNNNIANIKDDIFDGLHQLEILDLQHNNLARLWKHTNPDGPVLFLKDLHNLRLLDLESNGFDEIPHKAFYGLSLLRSLNLDSNLLNLLPKSVFDDLTSLSFLFLQKNMVTAVDEKVFGAVFKHLKVLNMASNPFDCTCDSIPWFVTWLNSNKTYISNLNNYQCNTPPKYHSNLVAQFDTSICDNAPFKLVFILCTTTILLLIFIAMLVHFQGWRIKFMYTVAVNRVLGIKEIDRQQQQFEYDAYIIHAKKDMNWVSNNFIPLENNQPAIRFCLEERDFEAGISEFEAIVNSIQRSRKIIFIVTKHLLEDPWCKRFKVYHAIQQAIEQSRDSIILIFRHDIPDYKLKNALCLRRAMFKSCCILEWPVQKERLDAFHQQLKSALQSNSRII